Proteins encoded together in one Salarchaeum sp. JOR-1 window:
- a CDS encoding HAMP domain-containing sensor histidine kinase, which yields MHSSQPCLLVTSQDHETIDEEHLELATDVITPEFSSVEIEKRVQSLSRLHTLSVQVGKQQQLAQAASILSHDLRNPLNVAQANLDLAQENKEAEYFDRVDHSLNRIEELIADVSTLARQEYDLGDFATHSLQELAREAWEECTTVACSLNITTDEEVSLRGNRSALKELLTNLYRNAIAHNESPVTITVGAVDNGFYVADDGQGISAGEQDCIFETGYTTRQEGTGLGLSIVEQVVEAHGGEVAVTDSDAGGARFEITGVTVDHPHPQNKQI from the coding sequence GTGCATAGCAGCCAGCCATGCCTGTTAGTCACCTCCCAAGATCACGAAACGATTGATGAAGAACACTTGGAGCTTGCTACTGACGTCATCACCCCGGAGTTTTCTTCAGTAGAGATAGAAAAGCGGGTGCAGTCGCTGTCACGGCTACACACACTCTCAGTACAGGTGGGGAAACAACAACAATTAGCACAGGCCGCTAGTATCCTTTCCCATGACCTGCGGAATCCACTAAATGTTGCCCAAGCGAATCTCGATCTCGCACAGGAAAACAAGGAGGCAGAGTATTTTGATAGAGTAGACCACTCCCTCAACAGGATCGAAGAGCTCATTGCAGATGTATCGACACTTGCTCGACAAGAATACGACCTAGGGGACTTCGCTACGCACTCCTTACAAGAACTGGCAAGGGAGGCGTGGGAAGAATGTACGACAGTAGCTTGTTCTCTTAACATTACGACCGACGAGGAGGTCTCTCTCCGGGGCAACCGGAGTGCGCTCAAAGAACTCCTAACTAACCTCTATCGAAATGCGATTGCGCACAACGAGTCTCCCGTGACGATTACAGTCGGCGCCGTAGACAATGGGTTCTACGTTGCTGATGATGGCCAAGGCATCTCGGCGGGTGAACAAGACTGCATCTTCGAGACGGGATACACGACCCGACAGGAAGGGACTGGGCTGGGGCTTTCCATCGTTGAACAAGTGGTTGAGGCACATGGCGGTGAGGTTGCTGTCACGGACAGCGATGCCGGTGGAGCACGTTTTGAAATTACCGGTGTCACAGTGGACCATCCCCACCCCCAGAACAAACAAATCTGA
- the trmY gene encoding tRNA (pseudouridine(54)-N(1))-methyltransferase TrmY: MREFIVLGHDAPTDADFSLDSLPNAGRLDLLCRCIGAGVFLSHDIREAVQVHLVLQDELTVRFDSRTLRNARPDERNLAGLVRNALDHTNEAIGHREAEPSPGVHVSKRGFEPTLDRLTERATVVHLHEDGQPLADAEPPEHPAFVLSDHNDFSEREADILAGEADQRVRVGPHAIHADHAIAVANNYLDTDAYTTY, from the coding sequence ATGCGCGAGTTCATCGTCCTCGGCCACGACGCCCCGACGGACGCCGACTTCTCCCTCGATTCGCTCCCGAACGCCGGCCGCCTCGACCTCCTCTGTCGCTGCATCGGCGCGGGCGTCTTCCTCAGTCACGACATCCGCGAGGCCGTCCAAGTGCACCTCGTCCTCCAGGACGAACTCACCGTGCGATTCGACAGTCGAACCCTCCGGAACGCCCGGCCCGACGAGCGCAACCTCGCCGGCCTCGTCCGGAACGCCCTCGACCACACGAACGAGGCAATCGGCCACCGCGAAGCCGAACCCAGCCCCGGCGTCCACGTCTCGAAACGCGGCTTCGAACCGACGCTCGACCGACTCACAGAGCGCGCCACCGTCGTCCACCTCCACGAGGACGGCCAGCCGCTCGCCGACGCCGAACCCCCCGAACACCCCGCGTTCGTCCTCTCGGACCACAACGACTTCAGCGAGCGCGAAGCCGACATCCTCGCGGGCGAGGCCGACCAGCGCGTCCGCGTCGGCCCGCACGCCATCCACGCCGACCACGCCATCGCCGTCGCGAACAACTACCTCGACACCGACGCCTACACCACCTACTAG
- a CDS encoding ATPase domain-containing protein: MTTDRLGTGIDGLDSILHGGLIPNRGYLVRGGPGAGKTILGSHFLQEGTQNGESALFVNLEESEEDIKRNAKSLGFELTDIEFLDLSPDAAAFADDQSYSILSASEVEQEPFIEKITTTIEDIDPDRVFVDPITQLRYLTPDQHQFRKQAIGFMEYLTAHGATVLFTSQDTEATSDEDLQFLSDGTIELQRTDAKHTISVPKFRGSSIKDGEHAVTITGSGLSVFPELQPEQHASDFVSEPISSGVPELDELLNGGIERGTVTVISGPTGAGKTTLGSHFMKEAADRGERSLMYLFEESAATLRNRTEAINIPVKRMEERGNLQIEEMEPLDISPQRFAQKVQTEVEENDTEVVMIDGISGYQLSIQGDQQTLNRRLHALCRYLKNMGVTVILVDESTTLTGDFAATDTGMSYLADNILFLRHIEYQGELRKIIGVLKKRTSDFERSLRELKITSDGVTVGDSLTGLRGVLSGTPEWTDEDSSAGN, translated from the coding sequence ATGACAACTGATAGATTAGGAACTGGTATCGACGGGCTCGACTCAATCCTACACGGCGGGCTGATCCCAAACCGGGGTTATCTCGTTCGCGGTGGTCCGGGAGCTGGCAAAACAATCCTTGGTAGCCACTTCCTCCAAGAAGGTACACAAAATGGCGAGTCGGCCCTGTTCGTTAACCTCGAAGAATCGGAAGAAGACATCAAACGTAACGCCAAATCTCTCGGCTTCGAGTTAACTGACATTGAGTTTTTAGATCTCAGTCCAGACGCAGCGGCATTCGCCGACGATCAATCGTATAGCATTTTGTCCGCCAGTGAAGTTGAACAGGAGCCGTTCATCGAGAAGATTACCACGACTATCGAAGACATCGACCCGGATCGTGTGTTCGTTGATCCGATCACTCAGCTTCGCTATCTTACACCCGATCAACACCAGTTCCGGAAACAAGCGATTGGGTTTATGGAGTATCTCACGGCCCATGGTGCAACAGTTCTGTTCACCTCGCAGGACACCGAAGCAACGTCAGATGAAGACCTCCAGTTCCTGAGCGACGGGACTATCGAACTCCAACGGACCGACGCGAAACACACGATTTCAGTCCCCAAATTCCGGGGCTCATCGATTAAAGATGGTGAGCACGCTGTCACGATAACTGGGTCTGGCCTCTCTGTGTTTCCGGAACTCCAGCCCGAGCAACACGCGTCGGATTTCGTGTCAGAACCCATCTCCTCGGGAGTTCCAGAATTAGATGAACTCCTGAATGGAGGCATTGAACGGGGGACAGTCACGGTGATCAGTGGACCGACGGGAGCTGGCAAAACAACGCTCGGATCTCATTTTATGAAGGAGGCCGCGGACCGAGGTGAGCGCTCCCTGATGTATCTTTTTGAGGAAAGTGCTGCGACACTGCGCAATCGTACTGAAGCAATCAATATCCCAGTGAAGCGGATGGAAGAGCGAGGAAATCTCCAAATTGAGGAAATGGAGCCGCTAGATATATCGCCGCAACGGTTTGCCCAGAAAGTGCAGACAGAAGTTGAGGAAAATGATACTGAGGTCGTTATGATTGATGGAATTAGTGGTTATCAACTCTCGATCCAGGGGGACCAGCAAACACTCAATCGGCGCCTGCATGCACTGTGTCGATATCTCAAAAATATGGGCGTGACAGTTATTCTGGTTGATGAATCGACTACACTGACGGGCGACTTTGCAGCAACCGATACAGGAATGAGCTACCTCGCGGACAACATTCTCTTCCTTCGCCATATCGAATATCAGGGAGAGTTACGAAAGATCATCGGCGTGCTGAAAAAGCGAACGAGTGACTTCGAACGCTCGCTTCGGGAACTCAAGATCACATCAGATGGAGTCACGGTCGGCGATTCACTTACTGGACTCCGAGGTGTGCTCTCCGGGACGCCGGAGTGGACAGATGAGGATTCGTCTGCGGGGAACTAG
- a CDS encoding HalX domain-containing protein, producing MSTSPSSHDHEPIVIVLEDEQGLADLYTTWLSDDYTVRTAYTVQEGREKFDEAVDIALIDRRLPDGSGDEFLEWVQQQHSACRTAMVTAVNPQFDILDMPFDDYLVKPIDQVDLKNTVQELNRQREYNDDVRELYSLMTKKTQLETELSQSELDASEEYQELTERIEEIQESARATTTEFDDADFNALLQQIEEDPT from the coding sequence ATGTCTACTAGTCCATCGTCCCATGACCATGAGCCGATTGTGATAGTCCTTGAAGACGAACAGGGGCTGGCCGATCTGTACACGACTTGGCTCTCCGACGACTACACTGTTCGAACCGCGTATACTGTCCAAGAAGGTCGAGAGAAATTCGATGAGGCAGTTGATATTGCACTCATCGACCGGCGACTTCCAGATGGATCAGGAGACGAGTTTCTCGAATGGGTTCAACAACAGCATTCAGCTTGCCGAACAGCGATGGTCACAGCTGTCAATCCCCAGTTCGATATCCTCGACATGCCATTCGACGATTACCTCGTCAAACCAATCGATCAAGTTGACCTCAAGAACACTGTTCAGGAATTGAATAGACAACGGGAATACAACGACGACGTACGGGAGTTATACTCCCTCATGACCAAAAAGACCCAGTTAGAGACAGAGCTAAGCCAGTCAGAACTAGATGCTAGCGAGGAATATCAGGAATTAACAGAGAGAATCGAAGAGATTCAGGAGTCGGCCCGAGCGACAACCACCGAATTTGACGACGCAGATTTCAACGCCCTTCTACAACAAATCGAGGAGGATCCTACATAG
- a CDS encoding PAS domain S-box protein, with product MTGTNSHSAHGQTEPGEHRVLLCLEHTENERHLRAWFEEESPYSPEVVTDTDTKLTGDLCLVDRPALIEHRDWLYEQKTRNYPQFFPILLAQPDDNRSLGDDLWDVIDETISTPVDTDELRHRLENLLERRNLSNKLAQELETTEEYYKAVFQATNDAILIINPEADQVVDANLEAADILGYTQSEMESVTPTEDLHPTNTVEYMEFLEKVRTTGFAQTDNLTCTKSDGSEIEAEISASTIVVGEQQRAILSIRDVTERREQQRQLTQQRDQLERLNRITRTLHETTRAVVEASTQDELEEQVCRRLEDSQVYRFAWIGRQDEGNLVTARTASADAKQYLDHVTLTTDETDTGQGPTGRALSSGEVTTVQNVEEAPVMEPWRDALAQFDVQATAAVPIHHDGEKFGVLNLYTSREDAFKGDETQILEDLGRTIGRAIIGIQAREDAQLFRQAVEHAGHAIYITDTDGTIRYVNPTFEEVTGYESEDIIGERPSRLKSGEHSEEFYQNLWNTVLSGDIWENEIVNRRKDGRRQYIDQTIAPIVDEDGEPTHFVAVNNEITAQRRQRQQLEVLYRVLRHNLRNELNVIRGYAELLHETSSTDTQEAIANVSESIDDLLQLSRQARQIESIFGDEETENRFQQFEAVIQNAITSADPPTSALSTTIPETSYQVGIELEKAITELVQNAVTHTDSDEPTISVTAETTVEDGTPWGLITVQDNGPGIPTTERRVLREGEETPLLHGSGLGLWFVNWIVSELGGHIEIEDNEPRGSVVTVSVPLSEAQT from the coding sequence ATGACCGGTACTAATTCGCACAGTGCCCACGGCCAGACAGAACCCGGGGAGCACCGTGTTTTACTCTGCCTTGAACATACGGAAAATGAACGGCATCTTCGGGCGTGGTTCGAAGAAGAATCACCGTATTCACCAGAGGTCGTAACAGATACTGATACGAAACTAACCGGTGATCTCTGTCTCGTCGATCGACCAGCCCTAATCGAACATCGTGACTGGCTCTACGAACAGAAAACCCGCAACTATCCCCAGTTCTTTCCGATACTCTTGGCGCAACCAGACGACAATCGATCTCTTGGAGACGATCTCTGGGACGTCATCGATGAAACGATCTCAACACCCGTCGATACCGATGAACTCCGCCATCGACTCGAAAACCTTCTAGAACGGCGAAACCTCTCCAATAAGCTCGCACAAGAACTCGAAACGACAGAGGAATACTATAAAGCCGTCTTCCAAGCAACGAATGACGCGATACTAATCATCAACCCAGAAGCCGATCAAGTGGTCGATGCAAATCTCGAAGCAGCTGACATCTTAGGATATACTCAATCCGAGATGGAATCAGTCACGCCAACGGAAGACCTCCATCCGACGAATACAGTCGAGTATATGGAGTTTCTGGAGAAGGTCCGGACAACTGGATTCGCACAGACGGACAATCTAACGTGTACTAAGTCCGACGGATCTGAAATCGAAGCGGAGATCTCGGCGAGCACGATAGTTGTTGGCGAACAGCAACGTGCCATCTTGAGTATTCGAGACGTAACGGAACGTCGGGAGCAGCAGCGACAACTCACCCAGCAACGTGATCAACTTGAGCGACTAAACCGCATCACGCGGACGCTCCACGAAACGACACGTGCAGTTGTCGAAGCATCGACACAAGATGAGCTTGAAGAGCAGGTTTGTAGGCGACTAGAAGATTCGCAGGTTTATCGGTTCGCGTGGATCGGCCGCCAAGACGAAGGCAACCTCGTCACAGCAAGAACCGCAAGCGCGGACGCCAAACAGTATCTTGACCACGTGACGCTCACTACCGATGAGACTGATACCGGCCAGGGGCCGACTGGAAGGGCACTCTCCTCAGGGGAAGTAACTACTGTACAAAACGTTGAGGAAGCACCTGTAATGGAGCCGTGGCGAGATGCCCTCGCGCAATTCGACGTTCAAGCGACAGCCGCCGTACCGATTCACCACGACGGTGAGAAATTCGGCGTGTTGAACCTCTACACAAGTCGGGAAGACGCATTCAAGGGCGACGAGACACAGATTCTTGAGGATCTCGGACGGACGATTGGCCGTGCGATAATCGGGATTCAGGCCCGTGAAGACGCCCAACTCTTCCGGCAAGCTGTCGAACATGCGGGACACGCGATCTACATCACTGACACTGATGGAACGATTCGCTACGTCAACCCGACCTTCGAAGAGGTCACTGGATACGAGAGTGAGGACATTATCGGAGAGCGCCCTTCCAGATTGAAGTCTGGGGAACATAGCGAAGAGTTCTATCAGAACCTCTGGAATACGGTTCTCTCCGGGGATATCTGGGAGAACGAAATCGTGAACCGACGCAAAGATGGGCGCCGACAATATATCGATCAAACCATCGCGCCGATCGTTGACGAGGACGGCGAGCCTACGCACTTTGTCGCCGTGAACAACGAGATCACGGCCCAGCGGCGACAGCGCCAGCAACTCGAAGTCCTGTATCGAGTGCTTCGACATAATCTCCGGAACGAACTGAACGTAATCCGAGGCTACGCGGAGTTGCTTCACGAAACCAGCTCAACAGACACTCAAGAGGCGATAGCGAACGTCTCGGAGTCCATCGACGATCTGCTCCAACTGAGCCGTCAAGCAAGACAAATCGAAAGCATCTTCGGCGACGAGGAGACAGAAAACAGGTTCCAACAATTCGAAGCGGTAATCCAGAATGCGATTACGTCGGCTGATCCGCCCACGTCAGCGCTCTCAACGACGATCCCGGAAACGTCGTATCAGGTAGGTATCGAACTCGAAAAAGCCATCACAGAACTTGTTCAGAATGCCGTTACACACACTGACAGTGATGAACCGACAATCTCGGTTACTGCTGAAACTACTGTGGAGGACGGAACTCCCTGGGGATTGATTACCGTTCAGGATAATGGGCCAGGGATTCCCACGACCGAACGCCGCGTGTTACGCGAAGGAGAGGAGACCCCCTTACTCCACGGGAGCGGCCTCGGACTCTGGTTCGTCAATTGGATTGTCAGCGAACTCGGTGGCCACATCGAGATTGAGGACAACGAACCGCGAGGAAGTGTCGTGACGGTTTCCGTCCCCCTCAGCGAAGCACAAACGTAG
- a CDS encoding tRNA pseudouridine(54/55) synthase Pus10: MSVIEDARAVVAEGPVCDPCLGRCFAERSFGLTNRERGRALRTAVAIDDDDPHEPADDCWVCEGLSREFDDWADRIADELAETEFATYQVGTRTPPLVEENERLLRESAGLDSDAGEAFKSEFNREVGKRLGRKTGADVDFDRPDVLAVVDLADDEVDVQVNPAFVYGRYRKLARGIPQTEWPCGDCGGGGLRGDEVCPTCKGTGYQYPLSVEQLTAPVVEDAMDGTESKFHGAGREDIDALMLGTGRPFVVEVKNPRKRLLDADDLEDDINAFAGGKAEVEGLRLATYEMVERVKEHDADKTYRADIEFASPVDAEAFAGALADLEGATVEQRTPERVSHRRADKVRERRVLDVSGDLEDDTHATVEVLGEGGLYIKELVSGDSGRTTPSLAGLLDTDAVVTALDVVAVAGEDEPFERGEFFLDA; encoded by the coding sequence ATGAGTGTTATCGAGGACGCGCGTGCGGTCGTGGCCGAAGGCCCGGTCTGCGACCCGTGTCTCGGGCGGTGTTTCGCGGAGCGAAGTTTCGGGTTGACGAACCGCGAGCGCGGCCGGGCGCTGCGGACGGCGGTCGCCATCGACGACGACGACCCGCACGAACCCGCGGACGACTGCTGGGTGTGCGAGGGCCTCTCGCGCGAGTTCGACGACTGGGCGGACCGCATCGCGGACGAGCTCGCCGAGACCGAGTTCGCGACCTACCAGGTCGGGACGCGGACGCCGCCGCTCGTGGAGGAGAACGAGCGCCTCCTCCGGGAGTCAGCGGGCCTCGATTCGGACGCGGGCGAGGCGTTCAAGTCCGAGTTCAACCGCGAGGTCGGCAAGCGACTCGGACGGAAGACGGGCGCTGACGTGGACTTCGACCGCCCGGACGTGCTCGCGGTCGTCGACCTCGCGGACGACGAGGTGGACGTCCAGGTGAACCCCGCGTTCGTCTACGGCCGGTATCGGAAGCTCGCGCGCGGCATCCCGCAGACGGAGTGGCCGTGTGGCGACTGCGGCGGCGGCGGGCTGCGCGGCGACGAGGTGTGTCCGACCTGCAAGGGCACGGGCTACCAGTACCCGCTGAGCGTCGAACAGCTGACCGCGCCCGTCGTGGAGGACGCGATGGACGGCACGGAATCGAAATTCCACGGCGCGGGGCGAGAAGACATCGACGCGCTGATGCTGGGGACGGGCCGGCCGTTCGTCGTCGAGGTGAAGAACCCCCGGAAGCGCCTGCTCGACGCCGACGACCTCGAAGACGACATCAACGCGTTCGCGGGCGGGAAGGCGGAAGTCGAAGGGCTGCGGCTCGCGACCTACGAGATGGTCGAGCGCGTGAAAGAACACGACGCGGACAAGACCTACCGCGCGGACATCGAGTTCGCGTCACCGGTCGACGCCGAGGCGTTCGCGGGCGCGCTCGCCGACCTGGAGGGCGCGACCGTCGAACAGCGCACGCCCGAGCGCGTCTCCCACCGCCGCGCGGACAAGGTCCGGGAGCGCCGCGTGCTCGACGTGTCCGGCGACCTGGAGGACGACACGCACGCGACCGTCGAAGTGCTGGGCGAGGGCGGCCTCTACATCAAGGAGCTCGTGAGCGGCGATTCGGGCCGCACGACCCCGAGCCTCGCCGGACTGCTCGACACCGACGCGGTCGTGACGGCGCTCGACGTGGTGGCGGTGGCGGGCGAGGACGAGCCGTTCGAGCGCGGCGAGTTCTTCCTCGATGCGTAG
- a CDS encoding PAS domain S-box protein: MPSDHVLKSALSDPSDATLCVNKEGEAVFLTDDFCDQVGYETDELLADGWLTTLVPEQGQAEVRNLFDTATNEPTIESGDELTVESKDAGKKTIRWMQTVYADDGTYVVGTLQSDSRSSPEWHDPYRTLVEHFPNGIVTLFDEDFQYQIVGGQIFDELPLSPDDLEGHTLKETFPAENVTELRPLYEAAFEGEVNTTTVTLADKIFQVQVLPVYDSDGDIFAGMTVSQDITQQKEQEQELKQAQERYHALIENAPVPIFVGTADGKIIEMNEEAEALINRPQSAVIGKSQRILHPDEKAEEYEALFSTHAMNGGTRRYLPNGDQIHVETSDGDHIPVEISVSTIDNEDTKLVHGIFRDISDQVWYESTLMDLHETADVFVQADSQLEIAQSIVDTAIDILDLQLASVNLTQSDDNTLTPVAYSDDVTDILGDPPALPLNKSLAGKAYLDNETIRTGDVRSHGAVYNPNTPIRSQLIVPINGFGTIICGDTERNSFDQRDQQLLELVARTAESAFERVARTAELRDHKRELEQTSEALRQVEELDSRIRKLTQIAIQAETREELEQQVCDIFASLESFSFVWVSDLTPEGDELVPRTWAGDEQGYLDSRSFTINGSATEPAVETARSNDLTVVSNTARNVQAEPWRRDAIQRDFASGIAVPITYQNVFYGVIEIFANERDAFSDRMQAALKDWGRVMGYAITEIQRTSAILAQRGTVLEFELESKTCPLLRIAQQHECTLLFGGLRDQDGENTTVFVRLLEGSVDRLLETARDATGITSINNIQETEESSLFQIEFSEAFIGTVLAKYGIQLDRIVGETDGSVAAYVSVPPTIPVHQTVEIISTEYPNSTLRSTEERSDAMISSLECSERILSGLTERQRETVELAFHGGYFESPKQTKGADLADQMGISSSSFYNHLQVAERKILKNLLGSPPKPD; this comes from the coding sequence ATGCCATCAGACCACGTTCTCAAATCCGCACTCTCGGATCCATCGGATGCAACTCTCTGTGTTAACAAGGAGGGAGAAGCAGTCTTTCTCACTGACGACTTCTGCGATCAAGTTGGATACGAGACTGACGAACTCCTTGCAGATGGATGGCTGACGACACTTGTTCCGGAACAGGGGCAAGCCGAGGTCCGGAACCTGTTCGATACCGCCACCAACGAACCGACGATAGAGAGCGGTGACGAGCTAACAGTCGAATCGAAAGACGCGGGCAAAAAAACCATTCGATGGATGCAGACGGTCTATGCTGACGACGGCACCTATGTCGTTGGAACCCTCCAATCGGATTCCAGATCGTCTCCCGAGTGGCACGACCCCTATCGAACCCTCGTCGAGCATTTCCCGAACGGCATCGTGACGCTCTTCGACGAGGACTTCCAGTACCAGATCGTCGGCGGCCAAATATTCGACGAACTACCCCTTTCTCCAGACGACCTCGAAGGACACACGCTCAAAGAAACCTTCCCCGCCGAGAATGTCACCGAGCTACGCCCACTTTATGAAGCCGCGTTTGAAGGCGAAGTGAACACAACGACAGTCACACTGGCAGACAAAATCTTCCAAGTACAAGTCCTACCAGTATACGACAGCGACGGTGATATTTTCGCGGGAATGACGGTTTCCCAAGACATTACCCAGCAGAAGGAACAAGAGCAAGAACTCAAACAAGCCCAAGAACGGTACCACGCTCTCATCGAGAACGCACCAGTCCCGATCTTCGTCGGCACAGCCGACGGCAAGATCATCGAAATGAACGAAGAAGCAGAAGCGCTCATCAACCGTCCCCAATCTGCTGTCATCGGAAAATCCCAGCGTATACTGCATCCCGACGAGAAAGCAGAAGAATACGAAGCCCTCTTTTCGACACACGCGATGAACGGCGGGACCCGTCGGTATCTTCCAAATGGAGATCAGATTCACGTCGAAACGAGCGACGGAGACCACATTCCCGTCGAAATCAGCGTTTCGACCATCGACAACGAAGACACCAAGCTCGTCCACGGAATTTTCCGAGACATCTCCGACCAAGTCTGGTACGAATCCACACTCATGGATCTCCACGAAACCGCCGATGTATTCGTCCAAGCTGATTCTCAACTCGAAATTGCCCAATCGATCGTCGATACTGCAATCGACATCCTTGATCTACAACTCGCCTCCGTCAACCTCACGCAATCTGATGATAATACGCTCACCCCCGTCGCCTACTCGGACGATGTAACCGACATCCTCGGAGATCCACCGGCCCTTCCGTTGAACAAAAGCCTCGCGGGCAAAGCGTATCTCGACAACGAGACGATCCGAACCGGCGACGTTCGGTCACATGGAGCCGTGTACAACCCAAATACGCCGATTCGAAGCCAGCTCATCGTTCCGATCAACGGCTTCGGGACGATCATCTGTGGCGATACTGAACGCAACTCGTTCGATCAGCGTGATCAACAACTGCTTGAGCTGGTCGCCCGAACAGCTGAATCTGCATTCGAGCGTGTGGCTCGCACGGCGGAGCTTCGAGACCACAAACGAGAACTCGAACAGACGTCCGAAGCACTGCGACAGGTTGAAGAGCTGGATTCGCGTATCCGTAAACTCACACAGATCGCAATTCAAGCAGAAACACGGGAAGAACTCGAACAGCAGGTCTGTGACATCTTCGCGTCGCTGGAGTCCTTCTCGTTTGTCTGGGTGAGCGACTTGACTCCTGAGGGGGATGAGCTTGTCCCACGCACGTGGGCCGGGGACGAACAGGGATATCTCGACAGCCGCTCGTTTACCATTAACGGTTCCGCGACGGAGCCGGCAGTCGAAACTGCCCGATCGAACGACCTGACTGTCGTGTCGAACACCGCTCGGAACGTCCAAGCAGAACCGTGGCGCCGGGATGCTATCCAACGTGACTTCGCGTCAGGTATCGCAGTCCCGATCACGTATCAAAACGTCTTCTATGGCGTCATTGAAATCTTCGCAAACGAGCGTGACGCCTTTTCAGATCGAATGCAAGCCGCGCTCAAAGACTGGGGACGGGTAATGGGATACGCCATTACGGAGATCCAGCGAACCAGCGCAATCCTGGCTCAGCGAGGAACTGTACTCGAGTTCGAACTCGAATCGAAGACATGTCCACTTCTCCGAATCGCGCAGCAACACGAATGCACGCTACTCTTTGGCGGGCTTCGAGACCAAGACGGCGAGAATACAACGGTCTTCGTCCGGCTGCTCGAAGGCTCTGTCGATCGCCTGCTCGAAACAGCCAGAGACGCGACAGGAATCACATCGATCAACAATATTCAGGAAACGGAGGAGAGTTCACTCTTCCAGATCGAATTCTCAGAAGCGTTCATTGGGACCGTGCTTGCGAAATACGGAATCCAGTTGGATCGAATAGTCGGGGAGACAGATGGGAGCGTAGCGGCATATGTGAGTGTCCCCCCAACGATCCCGGTCCACCAGACTGTCGAAATCATTTCAACAGAATATCCGAATTCAACATTGCGTAGTACCGAGGAACGATCAGACGCAATGATTTCGTCATTAGAGTGTTCAGAGAGGATACTCTCGGGTTTGACGGAACGACAACGGGAGACGGTAGAACTGGCGTTTCACGGCGGATACTTTGAGTCCCCGAAGCAGACTAAAGGTGCGGACCTCGCTGATCAGATGGGTATCTCCTCGTCATCGTTCTACAATCACCTCCAAGTGGCCGAGCGAAAAATCCTCAAAAACCTCCTCGGGAGCCCCCCGAAGCCCGACTGA